From a region of the Apibacter sp. B3706 genome:
- a CDS encoding alpha/beta fold hydrolase, which yields MIFNLRKEKKFAYTVEGEGKPIVLLHGLMGSLSNFSDQVNFFSKNGYKVYSIELPLYSLPTLRTNVMGLTNYVISFLQKVVDEPSIILGNSLGGHLGLMISLKKPQYVDSLVLTGSSGLYERSFGESYPKRGSYDYIKKKSEEVFYDPKIATKELVEEVYETLSDRSKVLKTIHIARSAIKHNLSKELKNIHQPTCLIWGKQDNVTPPEVAEEFHEGIPNSQLFWVDQCGHSPMMEKPIEFNEILFNWLKEMKL from the coding sequence ATGATTTTTAATCTTCGTAAAGAAAAAAAATTTGCATATACGGTAGAGGGAGAAGGCAAACCAATAGTTTTATTGCATGGTTTAATGGGTAGTTTAAGCAATTTTTCGGATCAGGTTAATTTTTTTTCCAAAAATGGCTATAAGGTGTATTCTATTGAACTTCCTTTATATTCTCTTCCTACTTTGAGGACTAACGTAATGGGATTAACTAATTATGTGATTAGCTTTCTACAAAAGGTTGTTGATGAGCCATCCATTATTTTGGGGAATTCTTTAGGTGGACATTTAGGATTAATGATTTCTTTGAAAAAACCTCAATATGTTGATTCTTTGGTTTTAACCGGTAGTTCAGGATTATATGAGAGAAGTTTTGGAGAGTCCTATCCTAAAAGAGGCAGCTATGATTATATAAAAAAGAAATCGGAAGAGGTTTTTTATGATCCTAAGATTGCCACTAAAGAATTAGTTGAAGAAGTATACGAAACATTGTCTGACAGGAGCAAAGTTTTAAAAACAATTCACATTGCAAGAAGTGCCATCAAGCATAATTTATCTAAAGAGTTAAAAAATATTCATCAACCGACATGTCTGATTTGGGGAAAACAAGACAATGTAACTCCACCGGAAGTAGCGGAAGAATTTCATGAAGGAATTCCTAATTCTCAATTATTTTGGGTAGATCAATGCGGTCATTCGCCAATGATGGAAAAACCGATTGAATTTAATGAAATTCTTTTTAATTGGCTGAAAGAGATGAAATTGTAG
- the mraZ gene encoding division/cell wall cluster transcriptional repressor MraZ: MVNLIGTYECTLDSKGRMLLPSGLKKQMDTLLQEGFVLKRSVFQPCLELHPMSEWNQVMGKINKLNRFVKKNNDFIRQFTAGLKNVEIDTSGRLQISKDLIQFAKLEKNIVVAAAINVIEIWDKNLYEDSVNVNDLDFANLAEEVMGNISEDELS; this comes from the coding sequence ATGGTAAATCTTATTGGAACATATGAATGTACCCTTGATTCAAAAGGAAGAATGTTGCTCCCTTCAGGTTTGAAGAAGCAAATGGATACCCTTTTGCAAGAAGGTTTTGTCCTAAAAAGATCCGTATTTCAACCTTGTTTAGAGCTTCACCCCATGTCTGAATGGAATCAGGTAATGGGCAAAATAAATAAATTAAACCGTTTTGTGAAAAAAAATAATGATTTTATCCGCCAATTTACAGCCGGTTTAAAAAATGTGGAAATAGATACCAGCGGACGTTTACAGATAAGTAAAGATTTGATACAATTTGCTAAGCTTGAAAAAAATATTGTAGTAGCGGCAGCTATTAATGTTATAGAAATATGGGATAAGAACCTTTATGAAGATTCTGTTAATGTAAATGATTTAGACTTTGCCAATTTAGCAGAGGAAGTAATGGGTAATATATCTGAAGATGAATTATCATAA